One region of Terriglobales bacterium genomic DNA includes:
- a CDS encoding ABC transporter ATP-binding protein, translated as MATEVASLNEIEITAPPDGCMICTENLWKTYDMGSEQQVQALRGVNLRIERNEYVAIMGPSGSGKSTLMNLIGCLDSPSDGKYWLNNQLVSELDDDELARIRNKEIGFVFQTFNLLPRATALHNVELPLIYAGIPAERRLEKAKDSLKAVGMETRMNHKPNELSGGQRQRVAIARALVNNPSIILADEPTGNLDSQTGTEIMALFDRLHSEGNTIVLVTHEHDIAEYAHRVIHIRDGQVYADERGTKKRGIGFTAK; from the coding sequence ATGGCGACCGAGGTGGCGAGCTTGAACGAAATCGAGATCACCGCTCCTCCAGACGGGTGCATGATCTGCACCGAGAATCTGTGGAAGACCTATGACATGGGTTCAGAGCAGCAGGTGCAGGCGCTGCGCGGAGTCAATCTTCGCATCGAGCGCAACGAATACGTGGCCATCATGGGTCCCTCTGGCTCGGGCAAATCCACTCTGATGAACCTGATCGGCTGCCTCGACTCTCCCAGCGACGGCAAATACTGGCTGAACAACCAGCTGGTCAGCGAACTCGACGACGATGAGCTGGCCCGCATCCGCAATAAAGAAATCGGTTTCGTTTTCCAGACGTTCAATCTGCTGCCTCGCGCCACCGCTCTGCACAACGTCGAGCTGCCGCTGATCTATGCGGGTATTCCCGCCGAGCGGCGCCTCGAAAAAGCCAAGGATTCTTTGAAAGCCGTGGGTATGGAAACCCGCATGAATCACAAGCCCAACGAGCTCTCCGGCGGACAGCGCCAGCGCGTAGCGATTGCGCGCGCTTTGGTCAACAATCCTTCCATCATCCTTGCCGACGAGCCCACCGGCAACCTCGACTCGCAGACCGGCACCGAGATCATGGCGCTATTCGATCGGCTGCACTCCGAGGGCAACACCATCGTGCTGGTCACCCACGAGCACGACATCGCCGAGTACGCGCACCGCGTCATTCATATCCGCGACGGCCAGGTCTACGCCGACGAACGCGGCACCAAAAAGCGCGGGATAGGATTCACCGCAAAGTAG
- a CDS encoding efflux RND transporter periplasmic adaptor subunit, with the protein MKKWKKIAIIIGIVLVVCAVVGFTVHESSKNLIAVQTGKVLRQDLSATVSASGEIKPKTYVNIGANAFGKIVKLYVHEGDRVKKGQMLAQIENVQPGADVEANRANLEAAQTDSAAQEAALHTAQADLERANADLERAKLDYQRAQGLYTQALIAKQEYDAKKAAYDSAVAGVAQASARIVQSRAQKQSADRRIAQASANLVRARDVLDKTEYVAPFDGIVTNLPVREGETVVIGIQNAPGSTLMTLADMSVITAEVRVDETDIVNVRNGQAAEVTIDAMPKQVFHGVVTEIGNNAMVRSTGVSTSQSTAASQEAKDFKVVVTVSDPPENLRPGLSTTAKITTSTKKAILTVPIQALTVRQRADLQDKDKDKKSDKSVQAASPASLDPAKAKEELQGIFVVRNKKAQFVPVNTGISGVTDIEVLSGLAEGDEIVTGSYKVLRTLRNGASVKVDNSAPKKETEEKS; encoded by the coding sequence GTGAAGAAGTGGAAGAAAATCGCAATCATCATCGGCATTGTGCTGGTGGTGTGCGCAGTGGTCGGCTTCACCGTCCATGAGAGCAGTAAGAATCTCATAGCCGTACAGACCGGCAAGGTTCTTCGCCAGGATCTCTCGGCTACGGTGAGTGCTTCGGGCGAGATCAAGCCCAAGACTTACGTCAACATCGGCGCCAATGCCTTCGGCAAGATCGTGAAGCTCTACGTTCACGAGGGTGATCGGGTCAAGAAAGGGCAGATGCTGGCGCAGATCGAGAACGTCCAGCCGGGCGCGGACGTGGAAGCCAATCGCGCCAATCTTGAAGCAGCTCAAACCGATTCCGCCGCCCAGGAGGCCGCGCTGCACACCGCGCAGGCCGATCTCGAACGAGCCAACGCGGACCTGGAACGCGCCAAGCTCGACTACCAACGGGCGCAGGGACTCTATACCCAGGCGCTGATCGCGAAGCAGGAGTACGACGCGAAGAAAGCGGCCTATGACAGCGCGGTCGCTGGGGTGGCGCAAGCCAGCGCCCGCATCGTGCAAAGTCGCGCGCAGAAACAATCCGCCGACCGCCGCATCGCTCAGGCCAGCGCCAACCTGGTGCGCGCGCGTGATGTTCTGGACAAAACAGAATACGTCGCGCCCTTCGACGGCATCGTTACCAATCTGCCGGTGCGCGAGGGCGAGACGGTGGTGATCGGTATCCAGAACGCGCCCGGCAGCACGCTCATGACTCTGGCGGACATGTCGGTGATCACCGCTGAGGTCCGCGTGGATGAGACCGACATTGTGAATGTACGCAACGGACAGGCTGCCGAAGTCACCATCGACGCCATGCCCAAGCAGGTTTTCCATGGCGTGGTGACCGAGATCGGCAATAACGCCATGGTGCGCTCCACCGGCGTCTCCACCTCGCAGTCCACCGCCGCCAGCCAGGAGGCGAAGGACTTCAAGGTGGTCGTAACCGTGTCGGACCCGCCGGAGAATTTGCGCCCCGGTCTTTCCACCACCGCGAAAATTACGACCTCGACCAAGAAGGCGATCCTGACGGTTCCGATTCAGGCCCTGACCGTCCGCCAGCGAGCCGACCTGCAGGACAAAGACAAAGACAAGAAGTCCGACAAGTCGGTGCAGGCGGCATCGCCTGCTTCATTGGATCCTGCAAAGGCCAAGGAAGAGCTGCAGGGAATTTTTGTGGTGCGCAACAAGAAGGCGCAATTTGTGCCTGTTAACACCGGCATCAGCGGAGTCACCGACATTGAGGTACTCAGCGGCCTGGCAGAAGGCGACGAGATCGTCACCGGCAGTTACAAGGTCCTCCGCACCCTGCGCAATGGCGCTTCGGTGAAGGTGGACAATTCCGCCCCCAAGAAAGAAACGGAAGAGAAGTCGTAA